A portion of the Thermotoga sp. SG1 genome contains these proteins:
- a CDS encoding MFS transporter: MDPKVKKALNISIIEGALAVLINQFFGGPYLTGYFLWIGASSFFIGLFGSIPFLANALQIVTVYFSNRLKSRKQLIVPLMWIARTSIMLFALFPLIKHGLFLAYILYFYIQIAGALSAPLWQSWMSDLVPKNMIGSYFGFRNLIHGVVQIPAMFAAGAILDSLGENWKGFSTLFLIAGALGFLNGYFLKIQYEPPYKPREASLGLTKVIRILLKEEHYKNLLLGFALWNFAVGVGTVYINVMLLKEVQFSYFQISVLNAVGMFIGTLFQPFWGKLGDKYGFQYFLKVCLWVHAAIILLWALTPRSFLYVFFLQVIIGIFVTAGTSQLIFYTLMYSVPSSLSAEAFSVFNSLSNLMLFAGSLISGVIVSVLENITLPFGISAIRLTMIISFFLRAFAAYRISRMDLGTPQKVSLVQMVRESFFTSVVPWLRERLNTLNIFKRKR, from the coding sequence TTGGATCCGAAGGTAAAAAAAGCCCTGAACATTTCCATAATAGAGGGAGCACTCGCTGTCCTCATCAACCAGTTCTTCGGAGGACCTTACCTGACGGGATACTTTCTCTGGATAGGAGCTTCCAGCTTCTTCATAGGACTTTTTGGATCCATTCCCTTTCTGGCGAATGCCCTCCAGATCGTTACCGTTTATTTCTCAAACAGACTGAAAAGCAGAAAACAGCTGATAGTTCCTTTGATGTGGATTGCTAGAACATCGATCATGCTGTTTGCTCTGTTTCCTCTCATCAAACACGGGCTGTTTCTGGCGTACATTCTGTACTTTTACATACAGATCGCCGGTGCTCTGTCTGCTCCACTCTGGCAAAGCTGGATGTCAGACCTTGTACCCAAAAACATGATAGGAAGCTATTTTGGTTTCAGAAATTTGATTCACGGAGTGGTTCAGATACCTGCCATGTTCGCTGCGGGAGCGATTCTGGATTCTTTGGGGGAAAACTGGAAAGGTTTCAGCACGCTGTTTCTCATAGCAGGTGCTCTAGGGTTTCTAAACGGATACTTCTTGAAAATCCAGTACGAACCTCCTTACAAACCAAGAGAGGCTTCTCTTGGGTTAACAAAAGTGATTAGGATCTTGCTGAAAGAAGAACATTATAAGAATCTTCTTCTGGGCTTTGCCCTCTGGAACTTTGCTGTTGGTGTTGGAACTGTCTACATAAACGTCATGCTCCTGAAGGAGGTTCAGTTCAGTTACTTTCAGATAAGTGTTCTGAACGCGGTTGGGATGTTTATAGGCACGCTCTTTCAACCGTTCTGGGGAAAACTGGGTGACAAGTACGGTTTTCAGTACTTTCTCAAAGTCTGTCTGTGGGTTCATGCAGCTATCATCCTGCTCTGGGCACTCACTCCCAGATCCTTCTTGTACGTTTTCTTCCTTCAGGTTATCATCGGTATCTTCGTGACAGCAGGAACGAGTCAACTCATTTTCTACACGCTCATGTACAGCGTTCCTTCTTCACTCAGTGCGGAGGCGTTTTCCGTGTTCAATAGTCTATCCAATCTCATGCTGTTTGCAGGTTCTCTGATTTCAGGTGTCATCGTCTCCGTTCTTGAAAACATCACCCTCCCCTTTGGAATATCTGCCATAAGGCTCACAATGATCATTTCTTTCTTCCTGAGGGCTTTTGCAGCGTACAGGATTTCCAGAATGGATCTTGGAACCCCTCAGAAAGTCAGCCTGGTTCAGATGGTCAGGGAATCCTTCTTCACGAGTGTTGTTCCATGGTTAAGAGAAAGGCTGAACACTCTGAACATTTTCAAAAGGAAGCGTTGA
- a CDS encoding glycoside hydrolase family 2 TIM barrel-domain containing protein produces MLRSQQNAKRTVINLSSLWFLEVGKEKRPIAVPGSWNEQYQDLCYEEGPFTYKTTFYVPKELSQKHVRLYFAAVNTDCEVYLNEEKVGENHIGYLPFEIDVTGKVRAGKNELKVIVKNELKVGGFPSKVPDSGTHTVGFFGSFPPANFDFFPYGGIIRPVLVEFTDHSRILDIWVDTSKSEPEKRLGKVQVKVEVSEEAVGEEMKIELGGKEKRIKVTDRIVEEEFTFEDARFWSLEDPYLYTLKIELEKDEYTLDVGIRTINWDERKLYLNGKPIFLKGFGKHEEFPVLGQGTFYPMMVKDFNLLKWINANSFRTSHYPYSEEWLDLADRLGILVIDEAPHVGITKYHYNPQTQKIAEENVKKMIDRDKNHPSVIMWSVANEPESNHPDAEGFFKALYETAKKMDRTRPVVMVSMMDMPDERTRDVALNYFDIVCVNRYYGWYIYQGRIDEGLKALEEDLEELYRRHRKPIFVTEFGADAIAGLHYDPPQMFSEEYQAELVEKTIKLLMKKDYIVGMHVWAFADFKTPQNVRRPILNYKGVFTRDRQPKLVAHVLKKLWGEI; encoded by the coding sequence GTGTTGAGATCTCAACAAAATGCAAAAAGGACTGTTATAAACTTGTCTAGTCTCTGGTTTCTCGAAGTGGGGAAAGAGAAAAGGCCGATAGCCGTTCCCGGGAGCTGGAACGAGCAGTATCAGGATCTGTGCTACGAAGAAGGACCCTTCACCTACAAAACCACCTTCTACGTTCCGAAGGAACTTTCACAAAAACACGTCAGACTTTACTTTGCTGCGGTGAACACAGACTGTGAAGTCTATCTGAACGAAGAGAAAGTGGGGGAAAACCACATCGGCTATCTTCCCTTCGAGATAGACGTGACAGGGAAGGTGAGGGCAGGAAAGAACGAACTTAAAGTGATTGTGAAGAACGAGTTGAAAGTAGGAGGTTTTCCATCGAAGGTTCCAGACAGCGGCACGCACACCGTGGGATTTTTCGGAAGTTTCCCACCTGCAAATTTCGACTTCTTTCCATACGGTGGAATCATAAGACCGGTTCTTGTGGAGTTCACTGATCACTCGAGGATCCTGGATATCTGGGTGGACACAAGCAAGTCTGAACCGGAAAAGAGACTTGGAAAGGTGCAGGTAAAGGTTGAAGTATCAGAAGAAGCAGTAGGAGAAGAGATGAAGATCGAACTTGGAGGAAAGGAAAAAAGGATCAAGGTGACAGACAGAATTGTCGAAGAAGAATTCACCTTTGAAGATGCCAGATTTTGGAGTCTGGAAGATCCGTATCTTTACACTCTCAAAATAGAACTCGAAAAGGACGAGTACACTCTGGACGTTGGAATTCGAACGATCAATTGGGACGAAAGAAAGCTTTATCTGAATGGAAAGCCGATCTTTCTGAAGGGTTTTGGAAAGCACGAGGAATTTCCTGTTCTGGGACAGGGAACGTTCTATCCCATGATGGTGAAAGACTTCAACCTTCTGAAATGGATCAATGCGAACTCTTTTAGAACCTCACACTATCCCTACAGTGAAGAGTGGTTAGATCTTGCGGATCGATTGGGAATTCTTGTGATAGACGAAGCTCCCCACGTTGGTATCACAAAATACCATTACAATCCACAGACACAGAAAATCGCTGAAGAAAACGTGAAAAAGATGATAGACAGAGACAAGAACCATCCCAGTGTGATCATGTGGAGTGTGGCGAACGAACCGGAATCCAACCATCCCGATGCTGAAGGGTTCTTCAAGGCCCTCTATGAGACGGCAAAGAAGATGGACAGAACACGTCCTGTTGTCATGGTGAGCATGATGGACATGCCGGACGAGAGGACAAGAGATGTGGCTTTGAATTACTTCGACATCGTTTGTGTGAACAGGTACTATGGCTGGTACATCTACCAGGGAAGGATAGACGAGGGATTGAAGGCGCTAGAAGAGGACTTGGAGGAACTCTACAGAAGGCACAGAAAACCCATCTTCGTTACGGAGTTTGGAGCGGATGCGATAGCAGGCCTCCACTACGATCCACCCCAGATGTTCTCCGAAGAGTACCAGGCTGAACTCGTCGAAAAAACGATAAAACTTTTGATGAAAAAAGATTACATTGTAGGAATGCACGTTTGGGCGTTTGCAGACTTCAAGACTCCTCAGAATGTGAGAAGACCTATTCTCAACTACAAAGGTGTTTTCACAAGAGACAGACAACCAAAACTGGTCGCTCATGTGTTGAAGAAGTTGTGGGGTGAAATTTGA
- a CDS encoding ABC transporter ATP-binding protein gives MALLEVKNLKKYFPIVKRGFRRKVVGYLKAVDGISFHIEEGETLGLVGESGCGKTTTAKLIMRGIEPTEGEIILNMNEKIDITRLSERELREKGVRRFLQMIFQDPYSSLNPRMTVRDIIAEPLVVNRLVKSKEEIDQIVSDLLRAVGLRPEYMQRYPHAFSGGQRQRIAIARAIALKPKLVLCDEPTSALDVSVQAQIINLLKDLQKEYHLTYLFISHDLGVVEHITNRVAVMYVGRIVELAETEELFSSPKHPYTEALLSAVPKPDPKRKRKKVHLTGEVPDPSNPPSGCYFHPRCPYAKAVCKEVYPELRNIGTDENPHLVACHFADSLSLEGVSVK, from the coding sequence ATGGCGCTTCTTGAGGTGAAGAACTTGAAGAAGTACTTTCCCATTGTAAAGCGTGGCTTTAGAAGGAAAGTGGTTGGCTATCTCAAGGCGGTGGATGGTATCTCTTTCCACATAGAGGAAGGAGAGACCTTGGGTCTTGTTGGTGAGAGTGGTTGTGGTAAGACCACAACAGCAAAGCTCATCATGAGAGGGATCGAGCCAACAGAGGGTGAGATCATTTTAAACATGAACGAAAAGATCGATATCACCAGGTTGTCCGAGAGAGAGCTCAGGGAAAAAGGGGTAAGAAGGTTTCTTCAAATGATCTTCCAGGATCCTTACTCTTCTTTGAACCCAAGAATGACTGTGCGGGATATCATAGCAGAGCCCCTTGTTGTAAACAGGCTGGTGAAGTCAAAGGAAGAGATAGATCAGATCGTCTCAGATCTTTTGAGGGCTGTTGGTCTGAGGCCAGAGTACATGCAAAGATATCCCCATGCTTTCTCGGGTGGGCAGAGACAGAGAATTGCCATCGCACGTGCGATCGCTTTGAAGCCAAAGCTTGTTCTGTGTGATGAGCCAACTTCCGCTCTGGATGTGTCCGTTCAGGCTCAGATCATAAATCTTCTCAAGGATCTTCAAAAAGAGTACCACCTCACCTATCTGTTCATCTCTCACGATCTCGGTGTGGTGGAGCACATCACAAACAGGGTGGCCGTGATGTACGTGGGAAGGATCGTGGAGCTTGCAGAGACTGAAGAGCTCTTTTCTTCTCCAAAGCACCCCTACACGGAGGCTCTCCTTTCTGCTGTTCCAAAGCCCGATCCAAAGAGAAAGAGAAAGAAGGTGCATCTCACAGGTGAGGTTCCAGATCCATCGAACCCACCTTCTGGTTGCTACTTCCACCCAAGATGTCCTTACGCAAAAGCTGTCTGTAAAGAGGTCTACCCCGAGCTTAGAAACATCGGCACTGATGAAAATCCTCACCTCGTCGCATGTCATTTCGCAGATTCATTGAGTTTGGAAGGAGTGAGTGTTAAATGA
- a CDS encoding ABC transporter ATP-binding protein, translating to MALLEVKNLKTYFFTDEGIVKAVDGVSFEIEEGKTLGVVGESGCGKSVTARSIIKLLGTTGRIVSGEILYNMDGKVVDLAKFSKEEIRKIRGRHIAMIFQEPMAAFSPVYTVGDQIIEGMVYHFKMSREEARERAIELLRRVGIPKPEKMIDAYPFEYSGGMRQRAMIAMALSCNPRLLIADEPTTALDVTIQAQVLDLLRELQAEYNMSIMMITHNMGVVAEMSDHVVVMYLGRVVESAPVEELFYNPKHPYTSLLLRSIPVVGKRVERLEVIEGDVPDPRNMPKGCRFHPRCPYRMKGVCDERELVEVEVGSKHKVSCFLYGGTEDGAS from the coding sequence ATGGCACTTCTTGAGGTGAAGAACCTGAAGACCTACTTTTTTACAGATGAAGGCATTGTGAAGGCGGTCGATGGGGTGAGTTTTGAGATAGAGGAAGGAAAGACACTGGGTGTTGTTGGTGAGAGTGGCTGTGGAAAGAGTGTGACAGCAAGGTCAATCATAAAGCTTCTTGGCACAACAGGAAGGATAGTCTCAGGAGAGATCCTCTACAACATGGACGGGAAGGTGGTGGATCTTGCAAAGTTCTCAAAAGAGGAGATCAGAAAGATCAGAGGAAGACACATAGCGATGATCTTCCAAGAGCCGATGGCTGCCTTTTCTCCTGTCTACACGGTGGGAGATCAGATCATAGAAGGTATGGTTTATCACTTCAAGATGTCAAGGGAAGAGGCAAGAGAGCGTGCGATAGAACTCTTAAGAAGAGTTGGTATTCCAAAGCCAGAGAAGATGATAGACGCTTATCCGTTCGAGTACTCGGGTGGTATGAGGCAGCGTGCGATGATCGCAATGGCTCTTTCGTGTAATCCTCGTCTTCTGATCGCAGACGAGCCAACTACAGCTCTTGATGTGACGATACAGGCTCAGGTTCTTGATCTTTTGAGGGAGCTTCAGGCAGAGTACAACATGTCGATCATGATGATCACACACAACATGGGAGTTGTTGCGGAGATGTCGGATCATGTGGTGGTGATGTACCTTGGGAGGGTGGTGGAGAGTGCACCCGTTGAAGAGCTTTTTTACAATCCAAAACACCCTTACACGTCGCTTCTTTTGAGGTCCATTCCCGTTGTGGGAAAAAGAGTAGAAAGGCTCGAGGTGATAGAAGGAGACGTTCCAGATCCAAGGAACATGCCAAAAGGTTGCAGGTTCCATCCAAGGTGTCCTTACAGGATGAAGGGAGTCTGTGATGAGAGGGAGCTGGTTGAGGTTGAGGTTGGATCAAAACACAAAGTGAGTTGTTTTCTCTATGGAGGGACAGAAGATGGCGCTTCTTGA
- a CDS encoding ABC transporter permease, with the protein MKKKEQMEEKFYYASQWQLIWWRFKRHKLAVVGGVVLLIIYILAIFCEFFAPYDPNKYNYRFPYAPPQRIHFFHEGKFIGPFVYGYTSTVDLETLRRIYKEDKSKIFRIKFFVRGDEYKLWGIWKTNIHFIGVEDGYMFLLGTDSLGRDMLSRIIYGARISTSIGLIGVFLSFVLGITIGGISGYFGGAVDNFIQRTIEIIKSIPTIPLWLALSAALPQNWPPLRVYFVILIILSLTGWTDLARVVRSRFLSLREEDFVMAARFMGASEARIIFRHMLPSFMSHLIASITLSIPGMILGETSLSFLGLGLRPPVISWGVLLQEAQNLTVVALYPWLLIPVAFVITTVLCFNFVGDGLRDAADPYANM; encoded by the coding sequence ATGAAGAAGAAAGAACAGATGGAAGAGAAGTTCTATTACGCATCGCAGTGGCAGCTCATCTGGTGGAGGTTCAAAAGGCACAAACTTGCCGTGGTAGGAGGGGTGGTGCTTTTAATAATCTACATTCTTGCAATCTTTTGTGAGTTTTTTGCGCCGTACGATCCAAACAAATACAACTACAGGTTTCCCTACGCACCGCCACAGAGGATACACTTTTTCCACGAGGGAAAGTTCATTGGGCCGTTCGTGTACGGCTACACTTCCACGGTAGACCTTGAGACTTTGAGGAGGATCTACAAAGAAGACAAAAGCAAGATCTTCAGGATAAAGTTTTTTGTTCGAGGAGACGAGTACAAACTGTGGGGTATCTGGAAGACGAACATACACTTCATTGGAGTAGAAGATGGCTACATGTTTCTTCTTGGAACGGACAGTTTGGGAAGAGACATGCTCTCCAGGATCATCTACGGTGCTCGTATCTCCACATCGATAGGTCTGATAGGAGTCTTTCTGAGCTTTGTTCTTGGTATCACCATAGGGGGCATCTCGGGATACTTTGGAGGAGCGGTGGACAACTTCATCCAGAGAACGATAGAGATTATAAAAAGTATTCCTACAATTCCATTATGGTTAGCTCTAAGTGCTGCTCTTCCGCAAAACTGGCCTCCGCTTAGAGTTTATTTTGTTATATTGATTATTCTTTCATTGACGGGATGGACAGATTTGGCAAGAGTAGTAAGAAGCAGATTTTTGTCCTTGAGGGAAGAAGACTTTGTTATGGCAGCAAGGTTTATGGGAGCATCGGAGGCAAGGATCATCTTCCGGCACATGCTTCCTTCTTTCATGAGTCATCTGATAGCAAGCATCACACTTTCCATTCCCGGGATGATACTTGGTGAGACGAGTCTTAGTTTTCTTGGGCTTGGTCTGAGACCACCAGTGATCAGCTGGGGAGTGTTACTCCAGGAGGCACAGAATTTGACGGTAGTTGCTTTGTATCCATGGCTTTTGATCCCCGTTGCGTTTGTGATCACAACCGTTCTGTGCTTCAACTTCGTTGGGGACGGACTCAGGGATGCGGCAGATCCGTATGCGAACATGTAG
- a CDS encoding ABC transporter permease produces the protein MIIYIIRRLINALITLFVISVISFAIIQLPPGDFLTSYIAQLRVSGEDIDLATVEALRKQYGLDKPIYIQYLKWIWGILHGDFGYSFSWKKPVNELLWNRLGITVLVAVLSLIFSWCFGFIIGMYSAVHPYSIGDYLATVLGYIGLAVPNFLLALVLLWGIYTLTEENLSGLYSIKYLNIPMNFEKFLDILKHLWIPVLVLGTSGMAGLIRTLRANLLDELHKPYVEAALSKGLPENKVFWKYPLRIAMIPFISTVGWSLPWIFSGATITAIVLNLPSVGPLLLNALKNQDMYLAGSLVMFLSFFTVIGTLISDILLAWVDPRIRFE, from the coding sequence ATGATAATATACATCATCAGGAGGTTAATAAATGCACTTATAACATTATTTGTCATCTCTGTCATTTCTTTCGCTATTATTCAACTTCCTCCTGGAGATTTTTTGACATCTTATATTGCACAATTGAGAGTCTCCGGTGAAGATATTGATTTAGCTACTGTGGAAGCATTGAGGAAACAATACGGATTAGATAAACCCATTTATATTCAATATTTAAAATGGATCTGGGGAATATTGCACGGAGATTTTGGATACTCATTCTCATGGAAAAAACCCGTGAATGAATTACTCTGGAACAGATTAGGGATAACGGTTTTAGTAGCCGTATTATCACTTATATTTAGCTGGTGTTTCGGATTCATCATTGGTATGTATTCAGCAGTCCACCCTTATTCCATAGGAGATTATTTAGCGACTGTTCTTGGATACATTGGTCTAGCAGTTCCCAATTTCCTCTTAGCTCTTGTTTTGTTGTGGGGAATTTACACACTGACAGAAGAAAATTTAAGTGGTTTGTATTCCATAAAGTATCTAAACATTCCTATGAATTTCGAAAAATTTTTGGATATCCTGAAGCATCTCTGGATACCTGTGTTGGTTTTGGGAACCTCGGGTATGGCAGGGCTCATCAGGACACTGAGGGCAAACCTTTTAGATGAGCTTCACAAGCCCTATGTAGAGGCGGCACTCTCCAAAGGACTTCCAGAGAACAAAGTGTTCTGGAAGTATCCTTTGAGGATAGCGATGATACCGTTCATCAGCACGGTGGGATGGTCGTTACCTTGGATCTTTTCAGGTGCTACAATAACTGCAATCGTTTTGAATTTACCCTCAGTAGGACCATTACTTCTGAACGCATTGAAGAATCAAGACATGTACCTTGCTGGGAGTTTGGTGATGTTTTTGAGCTTTTTCACTGTGATAGGGACGTTGATATCAGACATACTTCTTGCGTGGGTAGATCCGAGGATCAGGTTCGAGTAG
- a CDS encoding ABC transporter substrate-binding protein: MLRKFLWGFIIAIFVVQILAIGLNEIVPGEYYNLTDYERLTGKKITKFNEAPMLKEMVEKGLLPPIEERLPRNPVVVVPYEDVGKYGGTWNRAWYGLSDEWNAGRICYEFMLISDKAGKELLPDILESLQVSEDGREYVMKIREGLKWSDGEPVTAEDVRFWYYDVLLNKELTPSVPSVFQPGGEVFSLEIIDDYTFKVIFKEPYPLFPFALAGDGGRAGLEFVVPSHYIKKFHPKYVGLERANEIAKNNGYNTWYQFVKDKCLQSNSWLVNPDLPVLFPWKLSKDSSERALILERNPFYFKIDPEGNQLPYIDRIVFHYVENQQMLLMKAISGEIDMQGRHLTIADYSILASNREKGGYKIILARQAVGSADTLMINQNYTDDPVIGEILREPKFRQALSLAVNREEIWQLVYQGLGEPRQASFVKGVKYYDPEWEKAFAEYNPDKANELLDEMGLKWDPSHSYRLRPDGKKLEIVIEYTTPTQTREKTMEMVKSYLEKVGISVVLKPIDRSLYVTRLEAGQLQIGVWEFDRNVDPVGDPAHILGSQWAPLTWQWYNTGKKTGMPPKEGTDLWKLFEIWDQLVKEVDSKKRDELMKEVINLHKKNIWMVGFVGALPQPIVVKNNMKNVPQGLLWDFPLIRSPKNLRPEQFYFEK; the protein is encoded by the coding sequence ATGCTGAGAAAGTTTTTATGGGGTTTTATCATTGCAATCTTTGTGGTTCAGATTCTTGCCATTGGACTCAACGAGATTGTTCCTGGAGAGTATTACAATCTCACCGATTACGAGCGGCTGACAGGAAAGAAGATCACAAAATTCAACGAAGCTCCTATGCTGAAAGAGATGGTTGAGAAAGGATTGTTACCACCGATTGAAGAGAGGCTGCCAAGGAATCCTGTTGTGGTAGTTCCATACGAAGATGTAGGAAAATACGGCGGTACTTGGAACAGAGCATGGTATGGGCTTTCAGACGAGTGGAATGCGGGTCGTATTTGTTATGAATTTATGTTAATTTCAGACAAAGCTGGTAAGGAACTGTTGCCTGATATTCTTGAAAGTCTACAGGTTTCGGAAGATGGCAGAGAATATGTTATGAAAATCAGAGAGGGTTTGAAGTGGTCTGATGGTGAACCAGTAACTGCAGAAGACGTAAGATTCTGGTACTATGATGTTCTTCTAAACAAAGAATTGACCCCATCTGTGCCTTCTGTCTTCCAACCGGGTGGAGAAGTTTTCAGTCTGGAAATCATTGATGATTATACTTTCAAAGTAATCTTCAAAGAACCTTATCCGTTATTCCCATTTGCTCTGGCTGGAGATGGAGGAAGAGCTGGTCTTGAATTCGTTGTCCCATCACATTACATAAAAAAATTCCATCCAAAATACGTTGGTCTAGAAAGAGCAAATGAAATAGCAAAAAATAACGGATATAATACGTGGTACCAATTTGTAAAGGACAAATGCCTTCAGTCAAATTCTTGGCTTGTCAATCCCGATCTACCGGTTCTTTTTCCATGGAAATTATCCAAGGATTCTTCAGAGAGAGCTCTCATACTCGAAAGAAATCCGTTTTACTTCAAAATTGATCCTGAAGGGAATCAACTTCCTTACATTGACAGAATAGTATTTCATTATGTTGAAAATCAACAGATGTTACTGATGAAAGCAATATCAGGAGAAATTGATATGCAAGGTAGGCATTTGACAATTGCTGACTATTCAATTCTTGCTTCCAACAGAGAAAAGGGAGGTTACAAGATAATTCTTGCTAGACAAGCTGTAGGAAGTGCTGATACCCTCATGATAAATCAGAATTATACAGATGATCCTGTAATTGGTGAAATTCTGAGAGAGCCCAAATTTAGACAGGCCTTGTCTCTAGCAGTGAACAGAGAAGAAATTTGGCAGTTGGTTTACCAAGGACTTGGAGAGCCGCGCCAAGCATCTTTTGTAAAAGGCGTCAAATATTATGACCCTGAATGGGAAAAAGCGTTTGCAGAATATAATCCTGACAAAGCAAACGAACTCCTTGATGAGATGGGTCTTAAATGGGATCCCTCACACTCCTATAGACTAAGACCTGATGGCAAAAAACTTGAAATTGTTATCGAATATACAACTCCAACTCAAACAAGAGAAAAAACTATGGAAATGGTTAAATCATATCTTGAAAAGGTTGGTATAAGCGTTGTTTTAAAACCTATTGACAGATCACTGTATGTCACAAGATTAGAGGCTGGGCAACTACAAATAGGTGTATGGGAATTCGACAGAAATGTAGATCCTGTTGGAGATCCAGCTCATATCCTTGGTAGTCAATGGGCACCTCTTACATGGCAATGGTACAACACTGGCAAAAAGACAGGCATGCCACCCAAAGAGGGAACAGATCTATGGAAACTTTTCGAAATATGGGATCAGCTTGTCAAAGAAGTTGACTCAAAAAAACGCGATGAATTAATGAAAGAGGTAATAAATCTCCATAAGAAGAACATTTGGATGGTTGGTTTTGTAGGAGCTCTCCCACAACCAATTGTCGTAAAGAATAACATGAAAAATGTTCCACAAGGTTTGCTTTGGGATTTCCCACTTATAAGAAGTCCAAAAAATCTCAGGCCAGAACAATTCTATTTCGAAAAATAA
- the aglA gene encoding alpha-glucosidase AglA yields MSNIVFVGAGSVRYTIKLVGDLAKTKELYGSRLVLMDIDEERLKATHILVTKYLKELKAEYEVEQTTSLEKALEGADFVINTALYRAPGHEDGYVHYEIMREVGERHGYYRGIDSQELNMVSDYYTLSNYNHLKMSLDIAKAVEKISPDAWILQTANPVFEITQLVKRLTKAKIVGFCHGYAHVFHLAKVVGVEPEELDWQVAGVNHAIWLNRFRWKGEDLYPRLEEWIEKNASSWEPKSPWDVDFSPAAIDMYRFYGMYPIGDTVRNGTWKYHYDLETKKRWYGKYGGIDNEAERPKFYEGLRKQRRRLMELAKEVEKDPSLELTKVWPEVFTTGSESVEQHIPFINALVNGKRVRLVLNVENRGVIRGIPDDVVVEVPVIVDKEGIHPEKIEPDLTERIKKFYLLPRILRMEWAFEAFISGDRRVLEEILIRDPRTKSYEQAVAVIDDILNLPFNEEMKKHYSG; encoded by the coding sequence ATGTCCAACATTGTATTTGTAGGTGCAGGGAGTGTGAGGTACACGATAAAGTTGGTAGGGGACCTGGCAAAGACGAAGGAGCTTTATGGGTCAAGACTGGTTTTGATGGACATCGACGAAGAGAGGCTGAAGGCAACGCACATTCTCGTCACGAAGTACCTGAAGGAGTTGAAGGCAGAGTACGAAGTGGAACAGACGACGAGCCTTGAGAAGGCACTTGAAGGAGCAGACTTTGTGATCAACACAGCACTCTACAGGGCACCTGGGCATGAAGACGGATACGTGCACTACGAGATCATGAGGGAGGTAGGAGAAAGGCACGGCTACTACAGGGGGATAGACAGCCAAGAGCTGAACATGGTATCTGACTACTACACCCTGAGCAACTACAACCATCTGAAGATGAGCCTTGATATAGCAAAAGCTGTGGAGAAGATCTCACCGGATGCGTGGATACTGCAGACGGCAAATCCCGTTTTTGAGATCACCCAGCTTGTAAAGAGGCTGACGAAGGCGAAGATAGTAGGATTCTGTCATGGATATGCACACGTGTTCCACCTTGCAAAGGTAGTTGGGGTAGAACCAGAAGAACTTGACTGGCAGGTAGCAGGGGTAAACCATGCAATATGGCTGAACAGGTTCAGGTGGAAAGGAGAAGACCTCTATCCCAGGCTTGAGGAGTGGATAGAGAAGAACGCATCGAGTTGGGAGCCGAAGAGTCCATGGGACGTGGACTTTTCACCTGCTGCGATAGACATGTACAGGTTTTATGGGATGTATCCGATAGGGGACACGGTGAGGAATGGGACGTGGAAGTACCACTACGATCTTGAGACGAAGAAGAGATGGTATGGAAAGTATGGAGGAATAGACAACGAGGCGGAAAGGCCGAAGTTCTACGAGGGTTTGAGGAAGCAAAGGAGGAGGCTGATGGAACTTGCAAAGGAAGTGGAGAAAGATCCGAGTCTAGAACTCACGAAGGTGTGGCCTGAGGTGTTCACAACAGGAAGTGAAAGTGTAGAGCAGCACATACCGTTCATAAACGCTCTGGTGAATGGGAAGAGGGTAAGGTTAGTGTTGAACGTGGAGAACAGAGGGGTGATAAGAGGGATACCAGACGATGTTGTGGTGGAGGTGCCGGTGATAGTGGACAAAGAGGGGATACATCCAGAGAAGATAGAGCCTGATCTTACAGAGAGGATCAAGAAGTTCTATCTTCTTCCGAGGATACTCAGGATGGAATGGGCGTTTGAGGCGTTCATCAGTGGTGACAGGAGAGTTCTTGAGGAGATTCTCATAAGAGACCCGAGAACAAAATCCTACGAACAGGCTGTTGCTGTCATCGATGATATCCTCAACTTGCCCTTCAACGAGGAAATGAAAAAGCATTATTCTGGATGA